Proteins encoded by one window of Streptomyces sp. LX-29:
- a CDS encoding iron ABC transporter permease gives MDKDVAAGPSGASDPKAGRPRRRGRAALLTAGLTAALVVLALVSASHGAYEIPLRDVLDSLLHRVGLGGAPLDRVAESVLWNVRLPRVVLALLVGASLGCAGALMQGVFGNPLAEPGVIGISAGAAVGAVCSIAFGLHFLGNWTVTACAFVAGLLTVTLVYVLARADGRSEVVTLILTGIAVNAFAGALIGLFVFYADNAQITQITFWQLGSLAQATWPKVLAVLPCALVGLLAAPCYARRIDLLALGERPARHLGVEVERLRLTVILIVALLTAAAVAVAGIISFVGLLVPHVLRMAAGPGHRFLIPGSALGGAVVLVAADLAARTAAAPAELPLGVLTALFGSPFFFWLLRGTRRKQGGWA, from the coding sequence CTGGACAAGGACGTCGCCGCGGGGCCGTCCGGCGCGAGCGACCCGAAGGCGGGGCGCCCGCGCCGCCGCGGCCGGGCCGCGCTGCTCACCGCCGGCCTGACGGCCGCCCTGGTCGTGTTGGCGCTGGTCTCGGCCAGCCACGGCGCCTACGAGATCCCGCTCCGCGACGTCCTGGACTCCCTGCTGCACCGCGTCGGGCTCGGCGGCGCCCCGCTGGACCGGGTCGCGGAGAGCGTGCTGTGGAACGTCCGGCTGCCGCGGGTGGTGCTGGCGCTGCTGGTCGGCGCCTCGCTCGGCTGCGCGGGGGCGCTGATGCAGGGCGTCTTCGGGAACCCGCTCGCCGAACCGGGGGTGATCGGCATCTCCGCCGGCGCCGCCGTGGGCGCGGTCTGCTCGATCGCCTTCGGGCTGCACTTCCTGGGCAACTGGACGGTGACCGCCTGCGCGTTCGTCGCCGGTCTGCTCACCGTGACCCTGGTCTACGTGCTGGCGCGGGCGGACGGCCGCTCCGAGGTCGTCACCCTGATCCTCACCGGCATCGCGGTGAACGCCTTCGCCGGCGCGCTCATCGGGCTCTTCGTCTTCTACGCCGACAACGCGCAGATCACCCAGATCACCTTCTGGCAGCTGGGCTCGCTGGCCCAGGCGACCTGGCCGAAGGTGCTGGCCGTGCTGCCGTGCGCCCTGGTCGGGCTGCTGGCCGCGCCGTGCTACGCGCGGCGGATCGACCTGCTGGCGCTGGGCGAGCGGCCGGCGCGCCATCTGGGCGTGGAGGTGGAGCGGCTGCGGCTGACGGTCATCCTGATCGTGGCGCTGCTGACCGCGGCCGCGGTGGCCGTGGCGGGGATCATCAGCTTCGTCGGACTGCTGGTGCCGCACGTGCTGCGGATGGCGGCGGGCCCCGGGCACCGCTTCCTCATTCCGGGCAGCGCCCTGGGCGGCGCGGTGGTGCTGGTCGCCGCGGACCTGGCGGCGCGCACCGCGGCCGCCCCCGCCGAGCTGCCGCTGGGCGTGCTGACCGCGCTCTTCGGCAGTCCGTTCTTCTTCTGGCTGCTGCGCGGGACGCGGCGCAAGCAGGGAGGCTGGGCATGA
- a CDS encoding ABC transporter substrate-binding protein — protein MTAGLTGCGSGGGDGASDTSAARSQTADRVEPLTGTPPRPALPVTVESADGHTVTVRSTDRIVPLTGAVSEIVFSLGLGDRVVARDVTATFAQAKKLPVVTRAHDVSAESVLSLKPTVVLAESSTGPDEAIEQIRDAGVPLIVLDPAKKLSDVGTRIDRVAAALGVTNAGDRLRQRTEQRLRKERERIPAREEKPRVAFLYLRGSASVYLLGGADSGAGSLLEAAGAVDAGKESGLEKDFTPITSEALVKAAPDAILVMTKGLASVGGMDGLLKVPGVAETPAGMDRRVVSVEDGVLLNYGPRTDEVLRSIVDQLYGDGS, from the coding sequence CTGACGGCGGGTCTGACCGGCTGCGGAAGCGGCGGGGGCGACGGAGCGTCAGACACCTCCGCGGCGCGCTCCCAGACCGCCGACCGCGTGGAGCCGCTCACCGGCACCCCACCGAGGCCCGCGCTCCCCGTCACCGTCGAATCCGCCGACGGCCACACCGTGACCGTCCGCAGCACCGATCGCATCGTCCCGCTCACCGGCGCGGTCTCCGAGATCGTCTTCAGCCTCGGGCTCGGCGACCGGGTGGTGGCTCGCGATGTCACCGCCACCTTCGCGCAGGCGAAGAAGCTTCCGGTGGTCACCCGCGCGCACGACGTCTCCGCCGAGAGCGTGCTGTCCCTCAAGCCCACCGTGGTGCTCGCCGAGTCCTCCACCGGCCCCGACGAGGCGATCGAGCAGATACGGGACGCGGGAGTGCCGCTCATCGTGCTCGACCCGGCCAAGAAGCTGTCCGACGTCGGCACCCGGATCGACCGGGTCGCCGCGGCGCTCGGCGTCACGAACGCCGGCGACCGGCTGCGTCAGCGCACCGAGCAGCGGTTGCGGAAGGAGCGCGAACGGATCCCCGCCCGCGAGGAGAAGCCGCGCGTCGCCTTCCTCTACCTCCGCGGCTCGGCCTCCGTCTATCTGCTCGGCGGGGCCGACTCCGGCGCCGGCTCGCTGCTGGAGGCCGCGGGCGCGGTCGACGCGGGCAAGGAGTCCGGGCTGGAGAAGGACTTCACGCCCATCACCAGCGAGGCCCTCGTCAAGGCCGCGCCCGACGCGATCCTGGTGATGACCAAGGGGCTCGCCTCGGTCGGCGGCATGGACGGGCTGCTGAAGGTGCCGGGCGTCGCCGAGACCCCCGCCGGGATGGACCGCCGCGTCGTGAGCGTCGAGGACGGCGTGCTGCTCAACTACGGCCCGCGCACCGACGAGGTGCTGCGGAGCATCGTCGACCAGCTGTACGGGGACGGCTCGTGA
- a CDS encoding HtaA domain-containing protein encodes MLPWSRSRPVRALCAALLAALAVSGLPAARAHAADHTVSGGRLDWGIKASFQSYVTGPIANGSWSLQGGAATVGDSQFRFHSATGSYDPDSGAFRAGFSGGVRFLGHKKADGSHEMDLTIARPTVRIDGGNGTLFADMTSKEKGTGKVTSAAQVPLATLDLGGVNMRGGGSAVQLATIPATLTAQGAKAFAGYYTEGTRLDPVTLSADVLAERPAPSAEPKPKDSAKDRKKDEPAEPRGAFTDAAVDWGVRRTFREYVTGSIAQGRWELSEGARDGGALFRFTAGKGSYDAERHRLDATFQGRLRFQGKDLDLALSGVTVRVEDGKGTLAADVAGKALTRRDVPLATFDAGRPKPEDGLITVAEAPATLTADGAKAFGGMYRAGTAMDPISLAVAVTKGAELPPLPDLGAAPTDSPRPKAAGTTPKATAKPSSASSSSSSSSTAVVLAAAGAAVLAAAAAGLLLLRRRRAAAAGGSVAPGPDDSTTTQS; translated from the coding sequence ATGCTGCCCTGGTCACGATCGAGACCGGTTCGCGCGCTCTGTGCCGCGCTGCTCGCGGCGTTAGCCGTGAGCGGACTGCCGGCGGCCCGCGCGCACGCCGCGGACCACACGGTCTCGGGCGGCCGGCTCGACTGGGGCATCAAGGCGTCCTTCCAGAGCTATGTCACCGGCCCGATCGCCAACGGGAGTTGGAGCCTCCAGGGCGGGGCGGCCACGGTGGGCGACAGCCAGTTCCGATTCCACTCCGCGACCGGCTCCTACGACCCGGACAGCGGCGCCTTCCGGGCCGGCTTCTCCGGCGGAGTGCGGTTCCTCGGCCACAAGAAGGCCGACGGCAGCCATGAGATGGACCTGACCATCGCCCGGCCCACGGTCCGCATCGACGGTGGGAACGGCACCCTCTTCGCCGACATGACCAGCAAGGAGAAGGGCACCGGCAAGGTCACCTCCGCCGCCCAGGTCCCGTTGGCCACGCTCGACCTGGGCGGGGTGAACATGCGCGGCGGCGGCTCCGCGGTCCAACTCGCCACCATCCCGGCCACCCTCACCGCCCAGGGCGCCAAGGCGTTCGCCGGCTACTACACCGAGGGCACCCGGCTGGACCCGGTGACCCTGTCGGCGGACGTGCTGGCCGAACGGCCCGCGCCGAGCGCGGAACCGAAGCCGAAGGACTCCGCGAAGGACAGGAAGAAGGACGAACCCGCCGAGCCGCGCGGCGCGTTCACCGACGCCGCCGTGGACTGGGGCGTGCGCCGGACCTTCCGGGAGTACGTCACCGGCTCCATCGCCCAGGGACGGTGGGAGCTGTCCGAGGGCGCCCGCGACGGCGGCGCGCTGTTCCGCTTCACGGCCGGCAAGGGCAGCTACGACGCCGAGCGGCACCGTCTGGACGCGACCTTCCAGGGCCGGCTCCGCTTCCAGGGCAAGGACCTGGACCTCGCCCTCAGCGGCGTGACGGTGCGGGTCGAGGACGGCAAGGGCACGCTCGCGGCGGACGTCGCGGGCAAGGCCCTCACTCGCCGGGACGTCCCGCTGGCCACCTTCGACGCCGGCCGTCCGAAGCCAGAAGACGGCCTGATCACGGTGGCCGAGGCGCCGGCCACCCTCACCGCGGACGGCGCGAAGGCGTTCGGCGGCATGTACCGGGCGGGCACCGCGATGGACCCGATCTCGCTGGCCGTCGCGGTGACGAAGGGCGCCGAGCTCCCGCCGCTGCCGGACCTCGGCGCGGCGCCGACCGACAGCCCGCGCCCGAAGGCCGCCGGCACCACCCCGAAGGCCACCGCCAAGCCCTCCTCCGCTTCCTCTTCTTCCTCCTCCTCGTCCACCGCCGTGGTGCTCGCGGCAGCCGGCGCGGCGGTGCTCGCCGCCGCCGCGGCCGGCCTCCTGCTGCTGCGCAGGCGCCGCGCCGCCGCGGCCGGCGGCTCCGTCGCGCCGGGCCCGGACGACTCGACCACCACCCAGAGCTGA
- a CDS encoding HtaA domain-containing protein: MTETSPAARRARRGTLALAAAVATAGAAIGATALALPASAASDSQERVANGAPPKLEITDGTLTWGVKERFRKYVTGPIAHGKIETAEGASQAPGNGPFTFTGGKGSYDLSTHAVDTTFKGGVRFTGHEGQLDLKFSDVKVRTQGTKGSIVVDVTASGKLSDDVVFANLDLTGLKPGSEGGMVTYADIPATLTADGAKAFLGFYKEGDPLDPATLSVKAGGAPPTRPTPTPTQPTERPTTQPTTRPTTQPTGTPTTKPRPTQTATAKPTAGTPKPTPSGPRPTAPPAKGKIADGDLGWGVKESFRTYVTGPIANGKIAVSGGATKTKSGFGFPDGKGSYDLKAKTLNAGFAGVVRFTGHEGKLDLKFSDLKIRVNGTRGALVADVSSKDRTSGKVTKSNDQTVADLKVPSGALKPKGSVITLKNVPAKLTKDGAKAFGGFYQAGEALDPVQVSVSLSGKTTLPGGNGGSDGSDGSEGSGDSGSSDLAAASGSDSGTGGSGGITGGTGTASLASTGSGAPAEVLLGTAALLVTGGAAAAYATRRRVRPVTG; encoded by the coding sequence ATGACCGAAACCTCGCCCGCCGCCCGTCGGGCCCGGCGCGGCACGCTCGCCCTCGCGGCGGCGGTCGCCACGGCCGGCGCCGCCATCGGCGCCACCGCGCTCGCCCTTCCGGCCAGCGCCGCGAGCGACTCGCAGGAGAGAGTGGCGAACGGCGCCCCGCCGAAGCTGGAGATCACGGACGGCACGCTGACATGGGGAGTGAAGGAGCGCTTCCGTAAGTACGTCACCGGCCCGATCGCCCACGGCAAGATCGAGACCGCGGAGGGCGCCAGCCAGGCCCCCGGCAACGGCCCCTTCACCTTCACCGGCGGGAAGGGCTCCTACGACCTGTCGACCCACGCCGTCGACACCACCTTCAAGGGCGGCGTCCGCTTCACCGGGCACGAGGGCCAGCTCGACCTGAAGTTCAGCGACGTCAAGGTGCGCACCCAGGGCACCAAGGGGTCGATCGTCGTCGACGTCACCGCGTCGGGCAAGCTCTCGGACGACGTGGTCTTCGCCAACCTCGACCTGACCGGCCTGAAGCCGGGCAGCGAGGGCGGGATGGTCACCTACGCCGACATCCCGGCCACCCTGACCGCCGACGGCGCCAAGGCGTTCCTCGGCTTCTACAAGGAGGGCGACCCGCTCGACCCGGCCACCCTGTCGGTGAAGGCGGGCGGGGCCCCGCCCACCCGGCCGACGCCGACGCCGACCCAGCCGACGGAGCGGCCCACGACCCAGCCGACCACGCGGCCCACCACCCAGCCCACCGGCACGCCCACGACCAAGCCGCGGCCCACCCAGACGGCGACCGCCAAGCCCACGGCGGGCACCCCCAAGCCCACGCCCAGCGGCCCCCGCCCCACCGCCCCGCCCGCCAAGGGCAAGATCGCCGATGGTGACCTCGGCTGGGGCGTCAAGGAGTCCTTCCGCACGTACGTCACCGGCCCCATCGCCAACGGCAAGATCGCGGTGTCCGGTGGCGCCACCAAGACCAAGAGCGGGTTCGGCTTCCCGGACGGCAAGGGCTCCTACGACCTGAAGGCCAAGACGCTGAACGCGGGCTTCGCCGGCGTCGTCCGCTTCACCGGGCACGAGGGCAAGCTCGACCTGAAGTTCAGCGATCTGAAGATCCGGGTCAACGGCACCCGGGGCGCGCTGGTCGCCGACGTCTCGTCCAAGGACCGCACCTCGGGCAAGGTCACCAAGTCCAACGACCAGACCGTCGCCGACCTGAAGGTGCCGTCGGGCGCCCTCAAGCCCAAGGGCTCCGTCATCACCCTCAAGAACGTCCCGGCCAAGCTGACCAAGGACGGCGCCAAGGCGTTCGGCGGCTTCTACCAGGCCGGTGAGGCGCTCGACCCGGTCCAGGTGTCCGTCTCGCTCAGCGGTAAGACCACCCTGCCCGGCGGGAACGGCGGCTCCGACGGCTCCGACGGCTCCGAGGGCTCCGGTGACTCCGGCAGCTCGGACCTCGCCGCCGCGAGCGGCTCGGACAGCGGCACCGGGGGCTCCGGCGGCATCACGGGCGGCACCGGCACCGCCTCGCTGGCCAGCACCGGGAGCGGCGCTCCCGCCGAGGTCCTGCTCGGCACCGCGGCCCTGCTGGTGACGGGGGGCGCGGCCGCCGCGTACGCCACCCGCCGCCGCGTGCGACCCGTGACGGGCTGA
- a CDS encoding biliverdin-producing heme oxygenase — translation MDAASSSTPFSSLIRTASHVQHTEAENSTFMSDMLGGRLGIAAYRRYTEQLWFVYRALESFSTALAADPVAGPFIRPELARAPELARDLAHLGGPEWRSSLTPLPATAAYVARIEECARDWPAGYVAHHYTRYLGDLSGGQVIRGTAEKTWGFARKGDGVRFYVFEDIANPAAFKRHYRELLDALPVDDLEKQRVVDECKRAFRLNTAVFQELGREFSLSA, via the coding sequence TTGGACGCCGCATCCAGCTCGACGCCGTTCTCCTCGCTGATCCGCACCGCCTCGCATGTGCAGCACACCGAGGCGGAGAACTCGACGTTCATGAGCGACATGCTCGGCGGCCGCCTGGGCATCGCCGCGTACCGCCGCTACACCGAGCAGCTGTGGTTCGTGTACCGCGCGCTGGAGTCGTTCTCCACCGCCCTCGCCGCCGACCCGGTGGCGGGCCCGTTCATACGGCCCGAGCTGGCCCGCGCCCCGGAACTGGCCCGCGACCTGGCCCACCTCGGCGGGCCCGAGTGGCGGTCGAGCCTGACCCCGCTGCCCGCGACGGCCGCGTATGTGGCGCGGATCGAGGAGTGCGCCCGCGACTGGCCGGCCGGCTATGTGGCGCACCACTACACGCGCTATCTGGGCGATCTCTCCGGCGGCCAGGTCATCCGCGGCACCGCGGAGAAGACCTGGGGCTTCGCCCGCAAGGGCGACGGCGTGCGCTTCTACGTGTTCGAGGACATCGCCAACCCGGCCGCCTTCAAGCGGCACTACCGCGAGCTGCTGGACGCGCTGCCGGTGGACGACCTGGAGAAGCAGCGGGTCGTCGACGAGTGCAAGCGCGCGTTCCGGCTGAACACGGCGGTCTTCCAGGAGCTGGGCCGGGAGTTCTCGCTCAGCGCCTGA
- the map gene encoding type I methionyl aminopeptidase gives MSGQSLLTPGTLSPTRLVPASIPRPEYVGREAPTPYTGPEVQDAETIERMRHAGRIAAQAMAEAAKRIAPGVTTDELDRVAHEFLCDHGAYPSTLGYRGFPKSLCSSVNEVICHGIPDSTVLRDGDIVNLDVTAYVGGVHGDNNATYLCGEVDEESRLLVERTRESLNRAIKAVKPGRQINIIGRVIESYAKRFGYGVVRDFTGHGINSSFHSGLIVPHYDSPHHTTEIKPGMTFTIEPMLTLGTYEYDMWEDGWTVVTKDRKRTAQFEHTLVVTETGAEILTLP, from the coding sequence ATGTCTGGCCAGTCGCTTCTCACCCCGGGGACGCTCTCCCCCACCCGCCTCGTCCCCGCCTCGATCCCGCGCCCCGAGTACGTGGGCAGGGAGGCCCCCACCCCGTACACGGGGCCCGAGGTACAGGACGCCGAAACGATCGAGCGGATGCGGCACGCGGGGCGGATCGCCGCGCAGGCCATGGCGGAGGCCGCGAAGCGCATCGCGCCGGGCGTCACCACCGACGAGCTGGACCGGGTCGCCCACGAGTTCCTGTGCGACCACGGCGCCTACCCGTCGACGCTGGGTTACCGCGGCTTCCCCAAGTCGCTGTGCTCCTCGGTGAACGAGGTCATCTGCCACGGCATCCCGGACTCCACGGTGCTGCGCGACGGCGACATCGTGAACCTGGACGTGACCGCCTACGTCGGCGGTGTGCACGGCGACAACAACGCCACCTACCTGTGCGGCGAGGTGGACGAGGAGTCGCGGCTGCTGGTGGAGCGCACCCGGGAGTCGCTGAACCGCGCGATCAAGGCCGTGAAGCCGGGCCGCCAGATCAACATCATCGGCCGGGTCATCGAGTCGTACGCCAAGCGCTTCGGCTACGGGGTGGTCCGCGACTTCACCGGCCACGGCATCAACTCCTCCTTCCACTCCGGCCTGATCGTTCCGCACTACGACTCCCCGCACCACACCACCGAGATCAAGCCGGGGATGACCTTCACCATCGAGCCGATGCTGACGCTGGGCACCTACGAGTACGACATGTGGGAGGACGGCTGGACCGTGGTGACCAAGGACCGGAAGCGGACCGCGCAGTTCGAGCACACGCTGGTGGTCACCGAAACGGGTGCGGAGATCTTGACTCTGCCGTAG